Proteins from one Coffea arabica cultivar ET-39 chromosome 8c, Coffea Arabica ET-39 HiFi, whole genome shotgun sequence genomic window:
- the LOC140013681 gene encoding uncharacterized protein, with amino-acid sequence MGGAAHALKRIPRIKFPQRHPKPPGATSSQAQTTSASGDASRPFFPRPPSTTPGGKASDQPRRTPVSQEEIEAILLGGTL; translated from the exons ATGGGCGGCGCAGCACACGCTCTGAAGAGGATCCCACGAATCAAATTCCCCCAGAGGCATCCTAAACCTCCCGGGG CTACCTCGTCCCAGGCTCAAACAACATCTGCATCTGGAGATGCTTCTCGGCCATTTTTTCCAAGGCCTCCTAGCACGACTCCTGGAGGAAAGGCCTCTGACCAGCCCAGAAGAACTCCAGTGTCACAAGAGGAGATTGAGGCTATCTTG TTGGGTGGCACTTTGTGA
- the LOC113707293 gene encoding NAD(P)H-quinone oxidoreductase subunit S, chloroplastic-like: protein MASSFLQCPLLHNSSFLGHTSFTHKTSSNPTPKRASTIQFSPNAKFNLSEILGGRGLCNGEAGLQEELKKTVSLEPSKTTENEEKPQVSAVESVPEDGFEKELQGLTGGFPGGEKGLQKFIEQNPPPKKSQAEASAFLAFNQNFVKKQKPPQLPILLPGMIVIVKNPSNPYHMYCGIVQRITDGKAGVLFEGGNWDRLITFRLEELERREKGPPMVNPRSAILETLLDRN from the coding sequence ATGGCTTCATCATTCCTTCAGTGCCCCCTGCTTCACAACTCTAGTTTTCTTGGCCATACCAGTTTCACTCATAAAACCTCCTCTAATCCCACCCCAAAACGAGCATCAACCATTCAGTTTAGCCCAAATGCCAAATTCAATCTTTCTGAGATCTTGGGAGGTAGAGGTCTTTGCAACGGAGAAGCAGGCCttcaagaagaactaaagaagACCGTCTCGCTAGAACCATCAAAAACCAccgaaaatgaagaaaaaccaCAAGTCTCAGCAGTTGAAAGCGTTCCAGAAGATGGATTTGAAAAGGAGTTACAAGGCTTGACCGGTGGATTTCCGGGAGGGGAAAAGGGTCTCCAGAAGTTCATTGAACAGAATCCACCTCCCAAAAAGTCACAGGCTGAAGCATCAGCATTTCTAGCATTTAATCAAAACTTTGTCAAGAAGCAAAAACCGCCACAACTGCCGATTTTATTGCCGGGAATGATTGTCATTGTCAAGAACCCTAGCAATCCGTATCACATGTATTGTGGAATCGTCCAGAGGATTACTGATGGCAAAGCTGGTGTTCTGTTTGAAGGTGGGAACTGGGATAGATTGATAACTTTCAGGCTTGAAGAGCTTGAGCGTCGTGAGAAGGGACCGCCAATGGTTAATCCTAGGTCTGCCATCCTCGAGACCCTGTTAGACAGGAATTAA